A stretch of the Lolium perenne isolate Kyuss_39 chromosome 3, Kyuss_2.0, whole genome shotgun sequence genome encodes the following:
- the LOC127345683 gene encoding uncharacterized protein, with amino-acid sequence MASRALAALSIQPRLGASSAPYSGRPIRATVRPVGRGRRRRSMVVRAGGPPSTNVLILAFLLPASLFIGTLVVAARVADDLDERFLREMEMNEAILEENEASEEAEDDGRVYAVDGEDVVQPAVEKEQVLVPAAATRTRNRPKREVY; translated from the exons ATGGCTTCTCGAGCCCTCGCCGCTCTGTCCATCCAGCCGCGTCTCGGCGCAAGCTCGGCGCCGTATTCGGGCCGACCTATACGTGCCACGGTCAGGCCGGTCGGGCGTGGCCGCCGGCGCCGGTCCATGGTGGTGCGGGCCGGCGGGCCACCGAGCACCAACGTGCTCATCCTCGCCTTCCTGCTGCCGGCCTCGCTCTTCATTGGCACCCTCGTGGTCGCCGCTCGCGTCGCCGACGACCTCGACGAGCGGTTCCTGCGGGAG ATGGAGATGAATGAGGCGATATTGGAAGAGAACGAGGCTTCCGAGGAAGCCGAAGACGATGGAAGGGTGTACGCCGTCGATGGAGAGGACGTTGTGCAGCCAGCGGTGGAGAAGGAGCAAGTTCTTGTTCCTGCCGCTGCAACGCGCACCAGGAACAGGCCGAAGAGGGAGGTGTATTAG
- the LOC139838639 gene encoding uncharacterized protein yields the protein MAACQTRKRERGEALEAADGDVVANGVVSKTFGEAVFVLVPGTGSLNPYSHRVGAAAVSDSEVVFFSDDESEEDDWEEDGVLLEEGPEVVDPPATHGVEGCGEQLGGRALDTPRDEDEYVDIEGLSDSEEHDYDGEVID from the coding sequence ATGGCAGCCTGCCAGACGAGAAAGCGCGAACGCGGCGAGGCTTTGGAGGCAGCTGACGGAGACGTCGTCGCCAACGGCGTTGTCAGCAAGACCTTCGGTGAGGCTGTTTTTGTTCTGGTACCGGGAACAGGCTCCCTGAATCCCTATTCTCACAGAGTAGGAGCTGCGGCTGTGTCCGACTCTGAGGTGGTCTTTTTCAGCGACGACGAATCGGAAGAGGACGACTGGGAGGAGGATGGCGTGCTGCTGGAGGAAGGTCCCGAGGTGGTCGACCCGCCGGCGACGCACGGCGTCGAAGGTTGCGGCGAGCAGCTAGGTGGACGTGCGCTGGATACGCCCAGGGACGAGGATGAGTACGTGGACATTGAAGGTTTGTCCGACTCGGAGGAGCACGACTACGATGGTGAGGTCATCGACTGA